The Argiope bruennichi chromosome 9, qqArgBrue1.1, whole genome shotgun sequence genome contains a region encoding:
- the LOC129984936 gene encoding histone-lysine N-methyltransferase SETMAR-like gives MVTFFGDVKGILSFDYLEKCRAINVEYNANLLDKFHFKIKEKRPGLDQEKSPISQDNASVHKAAIVMAKLHELKFEILSHAPYSPDMVPSDYKLFPSMKKFLAGRKFCSDIEVISDTTAYFGALEGSSYRQGIQAFAHRWSKYMSLEEDTVEK, from the coding sequence ATGGTAACATTTTTTGGGGACGTTAAGGGAATTCTATCATTCGATTATTTAGAGAAATGTAGGGCTATCAATGTTGAATATAATGCTAATCTTTTGgataaattccatttcaaaatcaAAGAGAAAAGACCAGGTTTGGACCAAGAAAAAAGTCCTATTTCACAGGACAATGCTTCCGTACACAAGGCTGCCATTGTGATGGCAAAACTTCATGAACTcaagtttgaaattctttctcATGCACCCTATTCTCCTGATATGGTTCCCTCGGACTACAAACTCTTCCCCAGCATGAAAAAATTTCTGGCAGGAAGGAAATTCTGTTCTGATATCGAAGTCATCTCAGATACGACTGCTTACTTTGGAGCCTTAGAAGGAAGCTCTTACAGGCAAGGGATACAAGCATTTGCTCATCGCTGGAGCAAGTATATGTCCTTGGAAGAAGACactgttgaaaaataa